The window TGTGCAGGAGCGCAGAAAGGCTTTAGACAAAGTACTAAACAATAGTCGCTTTCTGATCATGCCATGGGTAGAGGTAAAAAATATTGCATCACATATTTTATCACGAGTTGTCCGACAATTGCAGAAAGATTGGGTAGAGAAGTATGGCACCCGATTATTATTTCTGGAAACATTTATCGATCCATCAAAATTTTCAGGAACGTGTTATCAGGCAGCTAACTGGGTAAAAATTGGCAACACGAAGGGCTATCGTAAAAAGCAGAAAGGATTTATATACCATGGAAACAGCAAGGAGGTTTATTTTTATGTATTAGATCCACAAGGCAGACAAAAGATTAAACAAGACAAAACAGAACCATTACTTACCCGAAAGTATCTCCTTTCAAACAGACCTTACAGCAATCTGCCATTGGAAAGGAGAAGCAGTATGATAGTACGTCCCCCGGACTGGAGTCCTGAAGTAGAACCCGGAGTTGAATTGAGTGCAAGCGATATCGGAAAGCTTGCAACAGAGTTGGAGAAGTATCACGCATTGTTTGAGGAGGGATTCAGACGGAAAGAGCAGAAAGATTTGAGCTTGTGCTATTTGCAGGGTTTATTAAGTAAGCTTGATCGTAAATCGATAGAGCCAATAGCACTTCGACTCCGAGGTAAAGATACAGTACGAAGCTTGCAACGGTTCATGGGAGAGTACAAGTGGGATGGAGAATTTATCGCTTCACGGCACAAAGAGGAACTCTCAAAACTATTGTCCGAAGCTGATGGAGTACTCAGTCTTGATAGTAGAGAAGTGGTGAAAAAAGGAAAGGAATCGGTGGGAGTCGCTCGTCAATATTGTGGCCGTCTTGGTAAAATAGAAAATTGTCAGTCTGGAGTGTACGTGGCATATACGAGTACGAAGGGGTATGGATTGATAGACCGCCGGCTGTATATGCCTGAAAAGTGGTTTGACCCTGAGTATAAAGAGAGACGTGAAAGATGCAAAGTGCCTAAAAATTTGGTATTCAGGAAGAAACCGGAACTTGCCGTTGAGATGATTGCTGAATTGAGTACGGGTGGGCTGTTCCCATTTCGTTGGATAACGTGTGATAGTATATTTGGCAATAGCCCTGATTTTTTAGAAAATCTTCCTCCACAGGTTTTTTATCTAGCTGATATAGCAAAGAATCGGAAAGTGTTAGTGAGCACGCAAGATGGTGAAGCTTGCCGGAAGAGAGTTGAAAGAAAAGTATCCGATATAGCACAGGACGGAAATGTAAAGTGGAAGCTGGCCCAACTTGCTGAAGGAGCAAAAGGGCCAATTTATGGATTTGTCGCTCGAACCAGGGTGTTTGCAGGCGATGACAGTACAGCGGAGAATGAAAGATGGCTGTTTTTAAGAAAAGATCCTAAAACACATGAAATAAAGTACTGCCTCAGCAATGCTCCGGCAGAGACGGCACTTGAAGAAATGATACGTGTATGTGTA is drawn from Candidatus Scalindua sp. and contains these coding sequences:
- a CDS encoding IS701 family transposase; translated protein: MGKPPEGRRLVIRGREISEADIAVVRGLIEHYGNRGRVYISIKLSEHWQWKQANGHLKDRACRSILQSLSERGLIQLPASKRAPSCKNERPLEHVRLDTTEIKGNIKVFLPLKIKSVTDKESGRIWKYVNRRYHYLGYRVLVGQNIRYLIYSSDRLVAALGWQSAVERLYCRDIIIGWNVQERRKALDKVLNNSRFLIMPWVEVKNIASHILSRVVRQLQKDWVEKYGTRLLFLETFIDPSKFSGTCYQAANWVKIGNTKGYRKKQKGFIYHGNSKEVYFYVLDPQGRQKIKQDKTEPLLTRKYLLSNRPYSNLPLERRSSMIVRPPDWSPEVEPGVELSASDIGKLATELEKYHALFEEGFRRKEQKDLSLCYLQGLLSKLDRKSIEPIALRLRGKDTVRSLQRFMGEYKWDGEFIASRHKEELSKLLSEADGVLSLDSREVVKKGKESVGVARQYCGRLGKIENCQSGVYVAYTSTKGYGLIDRRLYMPEKWFDPEYKERRERCKVPKNLVFRKKPELAVEMIAELSTGGLFPFRWITCDSIFGNSPDFLENLPPQVFYLADIAKNRKVLVSTQDGEACRKRVERKVSDIAQDGNVKWKLAQLAEGAKGPIYGFVARTRVFAGDDSTAENERWLFLRKDPKTHEIKYCLSNAPAETALEEMIRVCVLRWPVEQSFQEGKSELGMADYEHRSWPAWHRHMTFVFLAQLFLLRIRGVLKKNTGSDFTPSSYAVGGRSAGYST